The sequence gtgtgtgtgtgtgtgtgtgtgtgtgtgtatatatatatttatgtatgcatgcatgtatgcatgtatgtatgcatgtatgacGTATTATGCAAGTTTGTGGTATTTGTCTCAATTGTGTTGTATTTGTGCCAATATTCCTCTTTACAGAGGTCCGATGAACTACTTCTCAGTACATAATATGTTATTGAGGGCACACTGTAGGGATGGAGAAATAGATTACTGTAATCCACTGCAACTGACTGTCATGCATGCAATGGAAAATGTACATGATTAGGCCACACAAATACCTGAGGTTTCTATATGTCTGCAACATGAACTGAAGTCACTTGCTTCTGTCCAACTCATTCACTAAATGTCATTCATAAAATAGCTTAGAAAAATAAACAGACATATTCAAGCATGGCTTTTGGGTCGTACAAACATTTCACACGCGTAAAGTGGCACGAACAACGACCCAACAACGAGTGTATGAATAAGCGCTGACGTCAAGCCCCTCCTAACAGCACAGAATGTGGAGAATTCGGAAGTGGAGCCGAACTTCACCGGCGCGGGTGTACCAAGCTCACCGAGTCCCCCCAGGCCCGCCGGACCCCCGATTCTCAAGCCCCTTCACCCCTTCTTCTACTCGGTCAAGGCGGAGGTCCTGAAGCGCGGGCAGGGGAAGAGGGGCCAGGGTTTCGGGCTGGAGGGGGTGCAGGGTCCCCTCGGCAGGGACCAGCAGAACCTCTCTGGGGAGATCAGACAGGAGTCCGAGTATGTAAGTGGCACACGCGCAAAGTGAGACTGAGACCTTGTATTTTTGTCCGTATCTCTACtcacccagctctctctctctctctctctctcttctctctctctctctctctctctctctctctctctctctctctctctctctctctctctctccctccctctccctctctctctccccccactctccctctccccctctctctctctgttttggtGTGTGGTGTTGGATGGTTTTGGTTTCTCTCTGCGGGTGATGAAATGTTTGGGGTAGCGTTGTGGAATGCTGTTGGCCGGCCCTCGCCCCGGCCAATAGGAGGGCACGGTACTggcgaggcggggggggggggggggtacggcgGCGGTGGCCCTGTGGCTGACCCCCCGATGTGCGGCCAAGCCGGTTTGGTCCCGAGGGCGTCCGCGTGCCGCCCCAGGGGCCCGGCCGGGCCCTAGAGGAACCCTGTGATGGATTGGCCCCTGTGAGCTGTTTGGGGAGAGCCACGCTGCTATTTTCATTCCATCTCTGGccggaggagtgtgtgtgtgtgtgtgggtgtgtgtgtctgtgtgtttttctgtgtgtttgtgtgcatgtgtgtgtgtgtgtgtgtgtgtgcatctgtgtgatccggtctgtgtgtgtgtgtgtgtgtgtggtgtgtgtgtgtgtgtgtggtgtggtgtgtgtgtgtgtgtgtgtgtgtgtgtgtgtgtatctgtgagtgtgcctgtctgtgtgtgtgtgcgtgtgtctctgtgtgcctgtgtgtgtgtttatatgtgtgtgtgtgtgtatctgtgagtgtgtgtgtgtttgtgtgtctttgaccGGGGCCACTTTGATTAGTGACTCTGAGTCCTTGGCTCACAGGAGCGGCAAAGTGATGCGGGCTCGGAGAATGCCCTTCGTATCCTCCTGTCATATTTGTGGCACAGAAGGGTTTTATAGCTCACATTTCGGTACAAAATAAATTCTTGCATGCGACCGCAAGTTGGTCGGAATAACGCATCTCTCACCCGACAAACTGTTGTGGATATCAGAGTTTTTATTGAGGAGGAGGACTAACCCGGCCCATAatttgatataataataatgtttaagTGACATCGTATTGACACGAAAATTGTCCGATCTTTCGTCAAAGCGAAATTTTTGTTATTTTCGGAAGATATGTCTGAAAGTACATCACGACCTAAAGTATGCATGAGGTTTCCCATCAGCTCATAGCTTTCAGCGTAACCCCCGAACCGCTGCTTCTTTTGACATGCGATGTCAGGGTTCATAAACAGATGTTGTATATTAATGttgtgcaacaaaaaaaaagaataaaatcaAAACATCCCCTATGATTATCAAGATAATAACGTCTCGAGTCATTGCGGTGGGGTCGCCGCTCCAGACGGATTAGTCAGTTTAAAAAACGATGACCACAAACGTCgttcataaaaaaaagaaaactgtaTGGTAAAcagtttttatgttttctcTCTGGAGCTGGAGTGGTGTGGTGGGACGTGCCGGGCAGAGCCGGAGATGTTTGGACGTCCTGGAAGCATTCCGTGTTTTTTTCGGTTATgttcacttcctcttcctgtcttcCTGTGTCAGGGTCCGTGTcggaaggagatggagaacgTTCTCACCAGCCTCAAGACTGCCGACATCCTGAACCCCCGCGGATTCCGCATACCCAACTGCGACAAAAAGGGTTTCTATAAGAAGAAACAGGTAAACAACAAACAATATCTCGGATCCACACGTTGTACGACAATGCCACAGCCAAACTTTGAAACTGTACGGCGCAGGGAAGGAAGACAGGAAGTGAGTGGGGAGGAGTTACGCAGTGAGATATTCTTCCGAAGAGAAAGTATCGGAAGTAATGatttaaaacaaatgtatttgctACCGGGGCCTTCTACACTGGTTTGAATTTAAACCGTTAATACAGAAACGTTGTCTAATGACGGTGTTGCCCGGACAGGACGCTGTAGACTTTCCCCTAGCAACAGCAAAACTTTAGTTTACCAGTGCTGGCCGGGTTTGTGTTCGCTGTCGGCCCCGGAGGGAATGCGAAAATGAGTAGAAGATCCTCTTGTTTTAGTTACCAGCCCTCTTCTTGATGAATGGTCAGCCTTCGTGCTTTCTGTGGTTCTGCCAGCAGTTGTTTCAGTAGTGGTCCATTCCTTGTAACCCGCAGCTACAGGTCCCAATCCCAGCAACACGATTGGTCCAAGCTCATTTTAAGCGAAGCAAACTGAAACGCCCGTGTTCATCTAGATTTGAGCTCATCAGCCATCAGTGCTTAAATGCCTTTAATACGATAATCGATCCTCATTCACCATTTATTCACCCTACCCTTAGCCATAGCTTTCGGCACGCTTCAGGGCTGATGAGCAGCTGTCCCCCCTCCCGTAtctgcgtgcgtatgtgtgtgtgtgtgtgtgtgtgtgtgtgtgtgcatgtgtagccTGTTGGTAGTCCTTACAGCCTCATCGTCATAGCCCCACTCCTGCGTATGCGTgcgtacgtgagtgtgtgtgagtgtgtgtctgtgtgtgtgtatgtgtgtgtgtgtgtgtgtgtgtgtgtgtgtgtgtgtgtgtgtgtgtgtgtgtgtgtgtgtgtgtgtgcatgtgtagccTGTTGGTAGTCCTTACAGCCTCATCGTCATAGCCCCACCGCTGCCCAAGTGAGGTAGACCCCAGCCTCCTGGCTCCGTgcgagaggagaaggaggaggagccctgGAGAGCCGTGCTGCAGCACAGACCCCAAGGCGAGGGTGGTGGAAGCTTCTGGAACAACGTccagttttaaaaaaaaacgggaACCCTCCCAGGGAGACAGACGTCAAGGTGGCCGACGCGCTCGCCCCATAATTGCCGGACTTTTGAGACGCGGGCACCGAAATAGCCCGGCGGgtgtctccaccccccccccctcccctccaccctcccctccaccctctccaccacccccaccacccccccaagtACCGGAGCAGCGGTCCAGCCCAGTATGTAATAACTGAGTGGTTCTGACGCATTCATATGGGGCCACTTAGGAGTTCCTCCTTGAAACGCCATCGCCGAGAAGCGGGGAAATTTTTTCAAAAATAATGATgatgcttttttttcttttttggccGCCTAACGGCTTCCCGCCTGATGGAAGCTGGACACGgtccgtccccccgtccctccccccgaGGTCCGGAATGTTCTGGTGGTGTCCTTATGGCACCTCTGTGAAGCAGGCGGCGCCACGAtctgatgtctgtgtgtgtctgtttgtgtggaaTGGACGCAAGACAAAGcaaagtttttgtttttgttttttgcacaCCTTGAACATGTGCGCCGGAGTTTAGTGTAGCCTTGAGGCAACTTGTCAGAGTGTAGCGCTCTGTACAGCGAGAAAACCCGATGAACAATTCCACAGAATGCATTGCTAACAAACATGACTGTCGTCTCATTGCATAAATGCGCACCTTTTGGGAATTCAAaatgtgtagagagagagagagagagagagagagagagagagagagagagagagagagagagagagagattcactgCAACAGATCAGCCCGTGAAGGACACTGTGTAACAACACATAACCGAATAGGCTCGGACcgccaacccccacccccccgctccCTGATCCACCATCGGGATTGGTCGGTGCGCTCGTCTGCCGCGGTGGCGGCGGTAGTGGCGGCGTCTCCCCGGCATCGCTAGGGCCCTTCaaatgaatggctgaatgtttTACTAGAGTTTTACGTTGACCTTTAGTCAAATTGGCAGTAAAATAACAGCCCTGGGGCAGCTCCGTACAGACTCTGCAAGTCATTTGTAGTACCCATCATTTAGAGCTGTGGGGTATAATCAGCAACAGATGATTTGCGCTGGCCACCAGCTTCTGGAAATAGATCCGCCGGGCTCGCGCAGTGAGTTGTTCACCGAGAAACGGGGGACTGGAAGCAAATCTTTTAaccaggtctctctctgtgtttaccTTGAAGGTCTCCGTActgtacatgtctgtgtgtgtgtgtgtgtgctgtgcttgcgtgtgtgcttgcatgtgtgcggTGCGTGTGTCGGTGCGTCGTGCGTGCATTTAAAAATACCACAGCCCAACTGGACGGGCCGGTCTCGCTCAACGTTGCACAAGCTGACCCATTAATGCCTCTTAACTATTTCTGTTGCCCTCCCTTACCTCAGACCGGCCTGCTGCCCATTATGCACAATATTTAACTGGGTTTATAAATTGACCACCCCCCCGACCgtcaccaccctcaccacccgCCTCTCCTCCAACCCCCGCACATATTTCACACATCACTTGGGCTCACCCCATCCCCCTGtctttccttccctctcactcgctctctatctctctctctccctctctctcctgcagtgTCGTCCGTCCAAGGGCCGTAAGCGAGGCTTCTGTTGGTGCGTAGACAAGTATGGCCATCCCCTGCCAGGTTTCGATGGCAAGGAGAAGGGAGATGCCCAGGACTTTAACTCAGAGAGCCAGTAGGTCTCGAGAGTCgcagggaagggggaggactgtagagagagagagggagagatcgaaagagagagagagcgcttggACAATATACGGATGGCTACTGGTAATTGTTTGCACAGTGGACCAACAAGGCAGAATGGGGACTAGATTACAAAGAAAGGGTTTTTCTGTAGTCTCCTGAAGCAGTGGCTCGTTTGATGGGCCAGACCAAGGCTGGCCATCGCCCTGACAGAACAAAGTCACCGTTTAAGTGTTTGTGGTTTTTTCATTACAAATATTGAGGTCTTCACATTCACTTTTAAATGTGTCCTTAGCATTGACAATGgtcctttgttttgtttttccgcACAATTAGGTGCCACTAattgtgtgtgcacgcttggGCTGTTTAATCATGTGCTTGTGACTTTGagtgttttttggtttgttctaTTTGGTTTAAAGAAAGTTAATGTGTAGTTGTGTCTCTGTGATTCTGATTGGTGGCAAGGCTGGCGTAAACATGTATTTGTATcttttgtgttatgtgtgcaaTATGTTTTCGAGAAGAAGCATTTCTGTGCTTGTGTGACTCAAGGCCCCTAGGTTGGAACACAGCCCATTCTTAGTAAGCTATACCCTGCATTCCTATTGTACACAGGTGACTTACCTATGCCGtcgttcatttgtttgtttgacacTTACGATAAGCTTTGGAGGAGGGGTTTGTTTGCGAGGAAGAAATTCCAATAATAAACCAAGGAGCTATTGCCTATGAACAATACGATGTACATTGGAGACTTCTCCAGTTTTTTAATAAGCTAGGCTGTTGTGCTAAAGGCTACAGCAACTTCTTGTTTTGATTTTTCATGTGATAACATATGCCAATTGCCTTTCAGGTTAATAcgatgtgtgcatgtacattgCAACCCTCAGACGTctatttttaattaataaagGCAGTGTAAACTGAAGCATGTGCCATGTCTTCTGTTCTGTGAGAAGGAGGCAATGAGACAACATCATTTGTGACCAGCTACATTTATTTGAAGCACATTGCATATCTACAAATACACAACAtccaaaatatatacacatgaaCAAAACAATAAAGGGGCCACGGTTCTGGCTTGAGTTTCATACAATAACACACCAAAGAACAACTGAACCGTTCGAATAAATACAGACAAATATAAACGTCTCTTTTATGTACAACTCCTGAGCAAAATAACATGAGATGATCCGTCCCTAGCCTGGCGGATCCAGAGGAACCAGCGAACAGCGAGCTGAGGTAGACAACCCAGGCCAGCAGAGAGCCGTCATCGCAGAAACCTCGCGGCGGCCTGAGTGAGTGCTGATATGTTTGCGTTTGGTCACCACACGCATACTTGCGGTGCTTTAAGTATCGCCCACCCCCTGACCaatccaccacccccccccccccccccccctcccacccacccaccctacccctccacccccgtTCCAATACCGTTGAGGAAATGTCAATGGAGATACATTCCAACACTGTCAACATGTTGGATGAATGAGTCGTTGTGTGGTGGCAGTGCACAGCCCCgtgtttgaatgaatgaatgaatgagcgaatgaaaaaaattaaaacacacatgGCTTCAAGATTGTGAAGCCTCTGAAACAGGCCTGGAAGTGCTGCAGACCTGTGGTCTGTAGCCATGGAGTTATTTAGCTGACTCAAATGTATACAGTGCTGCcctatttacaaaaaaaaaaagtaggcaaacatattaaaaagtcTAAAAATTACAAGCAGGGTCCCGAGAGTGCGTGTTGACAAATTTAGAATAAATAAGACTCGATATATACATTAGGTcaataaattaaaatgatttgTTTTCTCCTGAATTCACATAAAATCATTTTATGTGAATGTGGGTGTCTTTGCGGCTATATAACTTATttaatatgtttgtttgtacgTTGTAATGTATCAATGGCGCATCTCTATTTACCTGAAGCTCAGGTTCATACGTTAACcacagtataaatatatataacctatttgtttgtttgtatttgtgtgtgtgcatgtgagcgcttgcatgtttgtgtgtgcgtgtgtgcttgtgtgtttgcacgcacACCGTTTGTATTTCCATGTCCATGCTCTCAGTGTGTAAGTTCCTGATTGCACTGTGAGTCCGTGGGCAGGTCATTTGATCCCGGAATCCTCTTCCCATTCCAGGAAGAGACGCACCAGCAGCGAGCCGGAGGATCATTCAAGGAGGACTCACACTGAAGAAGGGGGCGGGGCaaaccgagagagagggagggtcaaTGACACAGGTCATTAGGAAGAGGCGACGCGAGCAGAATAGGAACATGAGACTGAAGGGCTTCGTGGTACGTTGCTTACCTGCTTGGCTTTGTAGTAGCCGTACTTGTCACAGTTGGGGAGGTAGAATGTTGTGAACTTGTCTCCTAGTGCCTGCTGGGAGCTTGCGATGCCATCCAGCGCGGCGTG is a genomic window of Gadus morhua chromosome 8, gadMor3.0, whole genome shotgun sequence containing:
- the LOC115549529 gene encoding insulin-like growth factor-binding protein 3 isoform X1, whose protein sequence is MDACLRSLLFCASFIFAAFSRGSGAAAVGPLIRCEPCDVAARLLCKPLPKDCSERLREPGCGCCMTCALSFGQPCGFYTGRCGAGLACQHQTGETKPLHALIEGRGVCANVTDKRVSTGAIPPPNEIPAQNVENSEVEPNFTGAGVPSSPSPPRPAGPPILKPLHPFFYSVKAEVLKRGQGKRGQGFGLEGVQGPLGRDQQNLSGEIRQESEYGPCRKEMENVLTSLKTADILNPRGFRIPNCDKKGFYKKKQPGGSRGTSEQRAEVDNPGQQRAVIAETSRRPEKRRTSSEPEDHSRRTHTEEGGGANRERGRVNDTGH
- the LOC115549529 gene encoding insulin-like growth factor-binding protein 3 isoform X2; this translates as MDACLRSLLFCASFIFAAFSRGSGAAAVGPLIRCEPCDVAARLLCKPLPKDCSERLREPGCGCCMTCALSFGQPCGFYTGRCGAGLACQHQTGETKPLHALIEGRGVCANVTDKRVSTGAIPPPNEIPAQNVENSEVEPNFTGAGVPSSPSPPRPAGPPILKPLHPFFYSVKAEVLKRGQGKRGQGFGLEGVQGPLGRDQQNLSGEIRQESEYGPCRKEMENVLTSLKTADILNPRGFRIPNCDKKGFYKKKQCRPSKGRKRGFCWCVDKYGHPLPGFDGKEKGDAQDFNSESQ